The following are from one region of the Pseudorasbora parva isolate DD20220531a chromosome 12, ASM2467924v1, whole genome shotgun sequence genome:
- the si:dkey-156n14.3 gene encoding zinc finger protein ZXDC — translation MIGHSYVKGGAFMSCCYRDTKMEIQGLSDTKNTQYQHGVPLHTTFSRQTTASGIHAKTRLTENAISELSGSLGIDSDDNNNRARSSPLRVAENGSGCALSLQSSHHKTYDVPSAVSELGDVNASRQRVFNELELLPSEFERADEHEENDLQMALPLLDTESCDQRHASSTSTGKSPEELYVVFNIVHKDDDSRERQMNFQYKAEENGSSSSKSKTLSSPVDSDGNFNRTSSRTGHLSSHISLNPRSERTDQNVRHEFCLVAENRDPILSEDYSGSSQTPKVSTVEMLSNHLVEHSTEELMQCVTKNNSTAFVPENRVAPEMAELNIMDYTNQESSSNGDCVPDGMSIPVHETFSGTIMINNQSIIVTIENGILTLATPPEGYAYKEDGMISLKEHLGMKDNEDLVLLNYDGGSKSIGKISNVTSSVQDEPRARFTSSDSELTLADDCLLSEMGVTLDSCPPIKQEEGVICAIEDGNDVCQNSKSKSVACEELQPINLLTVSGLTKKGAVVKYRCPQPGCSSTFDTRQNLKIHLVLHTEDQRPFKCTVEGCDWSFTTSYKLKRHLQSHDKVRPYKCEWENCGRRFTTVYNLKAHVRAHDQENAFICEVCSERFRTATRLANHQRTHFEPERPHKCEFPGCEKTFITFSALFSHNRTHFREMAQFTCTYPGCDKRYDKACRLKIHLRSHTGERPFICDSDSCGWTFTSMSKLLRHKRKHDDDRRFACPEEGCGKSFTRAEHLKGHSITHLGTKPFECPVEGCNAKFSARSSLYIHSKKHKQDGVSLRSRCPVAGCTKHFSSRSSLKTHMLKHHNLSPDVLSQLDDTSTLTPSSELTSTSQAVSAPSGPPGAELSSLDLSSLFSSIPTCPGATAVSVGSESNSGAGSFSMDMPLVNAGILTIDPASVGSALNGPKTVDPLILAAGQDMGVHVLDTGLGAGGGGGVLPHATLHLDDVQTVNPEELGTLTALAIQSTASSEQLHPLNSCNPLTVESPSTLTPSLSSSLTQSLSSLTSALPPALNSSLVPSLSAPLSSSMALATTPVPELLCPQAKADLAGNETAVGPLLSRVDVMAQPDGSKGMCQFVFPSHSGSYSGQKITELPSVTPCPVMESSGSARTDYRAIQLAKRRKQKGPGPSTCASENGQRKTKGAKVTSSALSANSSAHFGEGAATGNGELPIRDPVTSAQFVQIQLLQDDPAADGDLAFQLSSQTSCSHSQLTVDLPVNILQEPTVMAEDENGSDNSQFTGSTINLQDLE, via the exons ATGATCGGTCACTCATATGTGAAGGGCGGAGCTTTTATGAGCTGCTGCTACAGGGACACCAAGATGGAAATCCAGGGGCTTTCTGACACAAAAAACACCCAGTACCAACATGGCGTCCCGCTCCACACGACATTCTCTCGGCAGACAACAGCTTCAGGGATTCATGCGAAAACACGTCTGACTGAAAATGCTATCTCGGAACTCTCGGGGTCGCTGGGCATCGATAGTGACGACAACAACAACCGGGCCAGATCGTCTCCGCTTCGGGTTGCGGAAAATGGCAGCGGCTGCGCTCTGTCTCTTCAAAGCAGCCATCATAAGACATATGATGTACCGTCCGCCGTTTCAGAGCTCGGTGACGTGAATGCGTCTAGGCAAAGGGTGTTTAATGAATTAGAGCTGCTGCCTTCTGAGTTTGAGAGAGCCGATGAACATGAGGAAAACGATCTGCAAATGGCGCTTCCCCTTCTGGACACAGAAAGCTGTGATCAGAGGCACGCGAGCAGTACCTCTACAGGCAAGAGCCCAGAGGAGCTGTATGTGGTTTTTAATATAGTACATAAAGATGATGACAGCAGGGAACGACAAATGAACTTTCAATACAAAGCGGAAGAGAATGGATCATCATCATCCAAGTCAAAGACTCTCAGTTCCCCAGTAGATTCAGATGGAAACTTCAACAGAACCTCGTCTAGAACTGGACATTTGTCTAGCCACATTAGTTTAAATCCTAGATCTGAGAGAACAGACCAAAATGTTAGACACGAGTTCTGTCTTGTGGCAGAGAATAGAGACCCAATATTATCAGAAGACTATTCTGGGAGCAGTCAAACTCCAAAAGTCTCTACTGTAGAAATGCTCAGCAATCATTTAGTTGAACATTCAACCGAAgaattgatgcagtgtgtgaCAAAAAATAATAGCACTGCATTTGTACCCGAGAACAGGGTTGCACCAGAGATGGCTGAATTGAATATCATGGATTATACAAATCAAGAGTCCAGCAGTAATGGGGACTGTGTTCCTGATGGGATGTCGATACCTGTGCATGAAACATTCTCTGGCACCATCATGATTAACAATCAGAGTATCATTGTGACCATTGAAAATGGAATATTGACCCTAGCCACACCGCCAGAGGGCTACGCTTACAAGGAGGATGGAATGATAAGCTTAAAAGAACATTTGGGAATGAAAGACAATGAAGACCTTGTGCTGCTCAACTACGACGGTGGAAGTAAGTCCATTGGGAAAATCAGCAATGTTACCTCAAGTGTGCAAGATGAGCCTAGAGCCAGATTCACCAGCAGTGACTCAGAATTAACTCTAGCTGATGACTGTTTGCTCTCAGAAATGGGTGTTACTCTGGACTCTTGCCCACCAATTAAGCAAGAGGAAGGAGTCATTTGTGCTATAGAAGATGGAAATGATGTTTGCCAAAATTCTAAAAGCAAATCAGTTGCTTGTGAAGAACTACAGCCAATAAACCTATTAACTGTATCAGGATTGACCAAGAAAGGTGCAGTAGTGAAGTATAGATGTCCCCAACCAGGCTGTTCCAGCACCTTTGATACCCGGCAAAATCTCAAAATTCACTTGGTTCTACACACAGAGGACCAACGTCCCTTCAAGTGTACAGTGGAGGGCTGCGATTGGTCCTTTACGACGTCATACAAACTTAAACGGCACTTGCAGTCTCACGATAAAGTGCGGCCGTATAAATGTGAATGGGAAAACTGTGGTCGGCGTTTCACCACAGTGTACAATCTAAAGGCTCATGTTAGAGCACATGATCAGGAAAATGCGTTTATCTGTGAAGTATGCAGTGAGAGGTTTCGCACCGCCACAAGACTTGCTAATCATCAAAGAACACATTTTGAACCTGAGAGACCACACAAGTGTGAATTCCCAG GATGTGAGAAGACCTTCATCACCTTCAGTGCTCTGTTCTCCCACAACAGAACCCACTTCAGAGAAATGGCTCAGTTCACATGCACCTATCCTGGCTGTGACAAGCGTTATGACAAGGCCTGTCGGCTCAAAATACACCTCCGCAGCCACACAG GTGAAAGACCTTTTATTTGTGATTCTGATTCCTGTGGCTGGACCTTCACAAGCATGTCCAAATTACTGAGGCACAAACG GAAGCACGATGATGACAGACGTTTTGCATGTCCAGAGGAAGGCTGCGGGAAATCCTTTACACGGGCCGAGCACTTGAAGGGCCACAGTATCACACATCTGGGTACCAAGCCATTTGAATGCCCTGTTGAAG GTTGTAATGCGAAGTTTTCAGCTCGAAGTAGTCTCTACATCCATTCTAAGAAGCATAAGCAGGATGGAGTCAGTCTGAGGAGTCGCTGTCCTGTCGCTGGTTGCACCAAACACTTCTCATCACGCAGCAGCCTCAAGACACACATGCTTAAACACCACAACCTCAGCCCAg ATGTGTTGAGTCAATTGGATGACACATCCACTCTAACGCCCAGCAGTGAGCTGACAAGTACTTCGCAGGCTGTTAGTGCCCCCTCAGGACCTCCAGGAGCAGAACTCAGCAGTTTGGACCTATCCTCTCTCTTCTCCAGCATTCCTACCTGTCCTGGGGCCACTGCTGTCTCTGTAGGGAGTGAAAGCAACTCTGGGGCTGGATCTTTCTCCATGGACATGCCTCTGGTTAACGCCGGAATCCTCACAATAGATCCAGCATCAGTCGGCTCGGCTCTTAATGGGCCAAAAACTGTGGATCCTCTCATTTTAGCAGCTGGGCAAGATATGGGCGTACATGTATTAGACACAGGATTGGGCGCTGGAGGAGGTGGAGGGGTATTGCCCCATGCCACATTGCATTTGGATGATGTGCAAACAGTCAACCCAGAGGAGCTAGGAACACTAACTGCTCTGGCTATTCAAAGTACTGCGTCTTCAGAACAACTCCACCCTCTGAATTCCTGCAATCCCTTGACTGTAGAATCCCCATCTACTCTCACTCCATCCCTCTCTTCATCGCTCACTCAGTCTCTCTCCTCACTGACATCAGCTCTTCCTCCAGCACTCAATTCATCTCTTGTTCCTTCTCTCTccgcccctctttcctcctccATGGCTCTAGCAACAACTCCTGTACCTGAGTTGCTTTGTCCTCAGGCCAAGGCTGACCTGGCAGGCAATGAGACTGCAGTGGGACCCTTGTTAAGTAGAGTGGACGTCATGGCTCAGCCAGATGGCAGTAAGGGAATGTGTCAGTTTGTGTTCCCCAGCCACAGTGGATCCTACAGTGGGCAGAAAATAACAGAATTGCCCTCGGTCACCCCCTGCCCTGTTATG GAGAGCAGTGGATCAGCACGCACAGACTACAGGGCCATTCAGCTCGCCAAGAGGAGGAAACAGAAGGGCCCAGGCCCTTCCACGTGTGCTTCAGAAAATGGCCAAAGAAAGACCAAAGGAGCAAAGGTCACAAGCTCTGCTCTGTCGGCTAATTCAAGTGCTCATTTTGGAGAAGGAGCCGCTACAGGAAATGGTGAGCTACCCATCCGGGATCCGGTGACGAGCGCACAGTTTGTACAGATTCAGCTGCTGCAG GATGACCCTGCTGCTGATGGAGACTTGGCTTTCCAGTTGAGTTCACAGACCTCGTGTTCCCACTCTCAGCTCACTGTGGATCTGCCGGTCAACATCCTGCAG GAACCCACAGTCATGGCTGAAGATGAAAATGGATCTGACAACTCCCAGTTCACAGGGAGCACCATCAACCTTCAAGATTTGGAGTGA